The following is a genomic window from Desulfovibrio desulfuricans DSM 642.
AAGTTGCAAAACAGCATCCGTCTCTAGGTCTTGTTATTGCGGGATGGCCTTTTATCAATGGCTACTGGGATTATTTACGCTTCTTGCGCGAAAACATATATTCCCAGTACGCTTCGAGGATTGTTTTTTTGCAAAGCTGTAACGAAGGACAACTAAAGTACCTTTATAAAAGAGCAAAGCTCTTTTTTAGTGCGTGTAGTCACGAAGGATACAGTGGATCAATCATTGACGCGCTCTCATTCAAATTACCAATAGTAGCCCGGCAAACAACGTCTACAGCGAGCCTGCTAGGACAGTCAGGGTTACAGTTTAACACAAGCATACAACATTCTGACATTGCTCATGACATATTAAATATCTGCTTAGACAGTAATTTTCACAAATCTATCGTTACCAATCAGGAAAAAAATATGCGCCAAAGAAAATTCCTTTCCGCAAACATTTTTTTTGAATCACTTCAAAAAACAACTTTGCAAAAAAATTAACGTGAAAAAGACACGAAGTAAAATTCAAAATATTCACAAGGAATGATCTTTTTCATTCAAGCGACTAAAGGATTAACGATGTTCAAGCTATTACCGCATTTAAATATCACTTATGAATTCGATGGAAGAGTAAATTTTGTTTGGCTTCCCCAAAAAACACAATTACAAATACCGGCAACAACAAAAAATTGTTTTTTTGAATTGCGATTGGGTTACCCCTTTGATGATCCATTGAAGAAAGCACTCATATCTAACCAATCAGGAAACTTTGACGACTTTGAGTTAGCAATACACAAAGGATGGCAAAGTTATTTTATTCCACTGTCGGAAAATAGCAAAGAACAAATGCTTACCATATCTTTTTCGCATAGTTTGGAATGTAAAGGAGATTCAAGATTTTTAGGAGCAATGCTCTCATATTGGGCAATAACAGACAACATCGAGAGAGTTGAAGAAATAGCCTCAATCAATGAAATTATTTCACATGCAGTAAACCTTCGCGATGAAGAGGATACAACTGAAACGTGGGTTTCCACCCTGCATGGATTAGTAACACATGAACAAGATCAATTTTACCAAAAAAAGGCACTCCCTCCAATCAACATTGACCAAAATGATGTTTTACAGTCTTTAAGTGTCGATTGTAAGCGTGAAATATTATTATCAAACAACATTAAAAGAGGTTCGTCTGTTCTGGAAATCGGCTGCGGTAAAGGGACGCTGGGATTTCTATCTCAAAACGATATAAAACTTACAGCCATCGACCTGTCTATAGAAAACTGCAGAGTAGCCCTCAAGCGCGGATACACCTCTTGCCTGACCGCATCTGCAGAGCAAATTCCCTTTCCGGATGACAGCTTCGACTATGTAGTTTCTGCTGATGTATTTGGACACATCCCTGTTGAAAAAAAACGAAATTGCCTTGAAGAGATTTCAAGAGTATTGAAAAGCAATGGAACAACGATTCATTTTATTGAAACAGACAAGTTTGACCCCACAGTACTCTCTCCTTCTGACTACGCGAGAATGGTACTTGTTGATGGGCATATAGGTATTGAACCGTTAGATCACACAATTAAACTCTTTTCGTCATATTTTTCTGTAATTAGCTCTCAGCTCATAGGAAATAGTTTTATGTCAGCTAAGCATTGGCTGCGAGCCCATGATTTATATGGAGACAACCTGCCAGGAGAACTCGTTTCTTTCCTGCAAAATGCTAGCGCCGAAGAATTTGCAGCATTTAACCTCGGAAGCGGGATATCATTCTGGCGCTCGCTACAAGCAGGCATGAAAACAATGTGCTCGGGGGGAATGCTGTTTATTATATGCAAGAAAACTGATGGGAAAGTAAAAATGTCATAACACTTAAAGAATGAAGATAGCACTTGGTAGGGACAACAATATTCATATACCACTAGGCAGGAATACAATGAAATACGCTGAATACCAATACATTGATATTATATATTCGACCGACAATCCCGGAGTATTAGAGGTTGCCTCTCCAGACGGAAATATTGTTTTTTCAGCCGACATATTGCCAGGCCTCAGTAATTTTTTGGCCCTCAGAATCCCTCAAAATATTTCTTTCGAGACTTGCACAATAAATAGCACTGGCAACTTAAAAATTTTTGATATGAAGGTTCGGAAAAATTTTTTTGATTTTTTTAATTTCAAACAGAAATATAACACCGAAACAATATGTAGCGACCTGCAATATCAAGAATGCACAAATAAAATACGAAGTGGTATTACTTTCTTCGTAACCTATAAGTGCACATACAAATGCCCTTTTTGTTGGCAACGCGCAGAAACTACCAGCTATGCAGCCCAGAAAAATATAGACTTTGATCCGGCTAAGCTTGCACAAACATTTAACAGACTGCTGCCCGCATTTATCTATTTTACCGGGGGCGAGCCAACTTTGTACAAGCATCTTTTCCCTATGATCAGTATGCTTGACCCTCAAATCAAATGCAGAATAACAAGCAATCTTGGCCCCTCATTTGATGTGGACAAATTCATATCACGTATTGATCCAGACCGATTTGAAATGCTGATGTTTAGTTATCACCCGTCAGAAACAACAAAGGCTCAGTTTCTTGAAAAAATAGATAAACTAATTTTGAATGGATTTACCAAAATACTCGTTGAATCGGTGCTTTATTCGAGCGACATCCCAAGCCTGCTTGAGATCAAAGATGACCTGGAAACCCGCAACATAATCAGACGCTACGACACATGCTGTTTGCCAAATGGCAAACAGCATGTCCTGTCGGACAAAGCGAAAGAGATGACTCAAGAACTGCAAGACATCGGCATGCAGGAACAAGCGGATAACAGCATGGCTTTGCAGCAATCTGGAAATATGTTTGCAAACAAACAGTCATTAATACTGTGCCCCGCTGGTCATAAAAATTTCCATATAGATCCGGCTGGGGATGTCTACCCTTGCATGAGTGCCCTTGACCGCTCTAAACTTTTTGGGAAATGGGCATTACCTCATTACCAACCAATCGGCAACATTCAAGATCCCAATTTTGACTACCTTTCAGAACCAATTATTTGTTGGGAGGCATTCCGCTGCTCGGCATGTGACTATGAAGCTCTTCAATCAGGATGGCGGTACCTTGATGAAGCCCATCCCCCTTTGCCAGAATAGTTAGCCCGCACTTTTAGCAAATTTCTAAAAAATTATTCAGCACCTTCAACTACAGCACCCCAAGAGGAATCCTATGAACTCTACCACAGAGAACGCTTATTCTTTATTTTCAGGTACTTACAACAAAGAATTTGATAAAGAAGATGTATTTTTTTGGACAAAAAGACAATTTTCTTTATGTATTCCTCGAAATTATAGTGGAATGATCTTTGAGGTTCATTCACTTGAGAATATGGAAATAACAATAATCAGACCGTCTGGGAAGCAAGATAAATTTTTTGTTTCAAATCGATGGTCAAGATGTGGCATTCTATTTGACGATAATGAAGATTTTTTACTCTTTTCCTGTTCTAATACTGTTTTCGCGGCTGGCGATGAAAGAGAATTAGGCATTTGTATTAAAAACATCGTGCTCAGTTCGGAGCGTGAGAAAGTCAAAAGTGCAAAATTTGAAAATTTGAAAAATTTTGGCAATGAAAGCTATGCAATTGCATGGCCAATGACGATAGACCATATTGCTGAAACTTCGATTCAAGATTGGCCCGAGACAATGGACTATACACGATATAGGTCTTTTGAACTACATCTTCAACACGTCTCACAAAATAAAATTCCTGGAGTCGCTGCTGAAGTTGGAGTATATTTAGCTGGTACTGCTGCAATAATTAATAGATACCTTCCAGATAAAAATATTTATCTATATGATACCTTTCAGGGTTTTGACATGCGCGACGTGGAGATAGAGTTAAGCAACAGTGATGTATCAATTGAACACCTCGATACATTGGATTACTGTAATGCATCCAAGAAAGTAGACGATCCTGTTGCCGCATGCCTAGAAAGAATGCCAAACAAAGATAAAGTAATTATTAGAAAGGGGTATTTTCCAGAAACAGCTGCAACTGATCTTGATTTAACATTTTCATTTGTCTCAATTGACTGTGATCTGTACAAACCAATACTTGATTGTCTTGATTTTTTTTATCCTAGACTGAATTCTGGGGGATATATATTTATACATGATTACAATTCTGAAACGTTATTTGGTGCAAGGAGAGCTTTACAAGAGTTTGAGGCAAAACTATCAATGTCTAATCCTCCAAAAAAGATTGTTAAATTTTATTTAACTGACAGGTATGGAAGTGTAATTATATCAAAATAGATGTCTGAAATAAATATAAAATGATACTATTAGATATTTTTAATTTTTTCGCGTGCCCTAAAAAAATGTTTCAGTGAAAATAGTAATAGTGTCCATATTCCTCAGACGCTGAGAAATAAGTACACTATTACTATTTATTTGAAATATCAGTCAGCTATACTCACTCTCCGGTGAGGCATACCAATGTAGCGACTGGAAAACATTAGTGTTACAAGTTGTTCAGTTGAAGTTACATATGTCTTCAAGAAATTTAGAGAAAATTAAAATTGTGGAGTAGCATATATGTCAAAAAGAGCTTGCTACCGTTTTTATCCCAGCGGAGAATATAAACTCAAACAGATATTCTTTGATAAAGATCACTTTCCACCACCAATTCATGTTCATGCAGGTCAATCTATCTTTCGAAATAATGACGTTGCGATTTCCATAGCGCCAGAACTAATTTACATTAAAAAATTACATATTTTTTTAACAATTCATAGCCAAGGCAGACAAAAAACCTGGAAATTTTTGAGTGGACAGCAAGTAGAGCTGCACAACAGTGCCTCTGACCCCATTCTTCGCCGAAAAGACGGTTCAATAATTCCGGAAGTTCTTCTTCCAAGAGAAGCGCGGCA
Proteins encoded in this region:
- a CDS encoding class I SAM-dependent methyltransferase, with translation MFKLLPHLNITYEFDGRVNFVWLPQKTQLQIPATTKNCFFELRLGYPFDDPLKKALISNQSGNFDDFELAIHKGWQSYFIPLSENSKEQMLTISFSHSLECKGDSRFLGAMLSYWAITDNIERVEEIASINEIISHAVNLRDEEDTTETWVSTLHGLVTHEQDQFYQKKALPPINIDQNDVLQSLSVDCKREILLSNNIKRGSSVLEIGCGKGTLGFLSQNDIKLTAIDLSIENCRVALKRGYTSCLTASAEQIPFPDDSFDYVVSADVFGHIPVEKKRNCLEEISRVLKSNGTTIHFIETDKFDPTVLSPSDYARMVLVDGHIGIEPLDHTIKLFSSYFSVISSQLIGNSFMSAKHWLRAHDLYGDNLPGELVSFLQNASAEEFAAFNLGSGISFWRSLQAGMKTMCSGGMLFIICKKTDGKVKMS
- a CDS encoding TylF/MycF/NovP-related O-methyltransferase, producing the protein MNSTTENAYSLFSGTYNKEFDKEDVFFWTKRQFSLCIPRNYSGMIFEVHSLENMEITIIRPSGKQDKFFVSNRWSRCGILFDDNEDFLLFSCSNTVFAAGDERELGICIKNIVLSSEREKVKSAKFENLKNFGNESYAIAWPMTIDHIAETSIQDWPETMDYTRYRSFELHLQHVSQNKIPGVAAEVGVYLAGTAAIINRYLPDKNIYLYDTFQGFDMRDVEIELSNSDVSIEHLDTLDYCNASKKVDDPVAACLERMPNKDKVIIRKGYFPETAATDLDLTFSFVSIDCDLYKPILDCLDFFYPRLNSGGYIFIHDYNSETLFGARRALQEFEAKLSMSNPPKKIVKFYLTDRYGSVIISK
- a CDS encoding radical SAM protein encodes the protein MKYAEYQYIDIIYSTDNPGVLEVASPDGNIVFSADILPGLSNFLALRIPQNISFETCTINSTGNLKIFDMKVRKNFFDFFNFKQKYNTETICSDLQYQECTNKIRSGITFFVTYKCTYKCPFCWQRAETTSYAAQKNIDFDPAKLAQTFNRLLPAFIYFTGGEPTLYKHLFPMISMLDPQIKCRITSNLGPSFDVDKFISRIDPDRFEMLMFSYHPSETTKAQFLEKIDKLILNGFTKILVESVLYSSDIPSLLEIKDDLETRNIIRRYDTCCLPNGKQHVLSDKAKEMTQELQDIGMQEQADNSMALQQSGNMFANKQSLILCPAGHKNFHIDPAGDVYPCMSALDRSKLFGKWALPHYQPIGNIQDPNFDYLSEPIICWEAFRCSACDYEALQSGWRYLDEAHPPLPE